One window from the genome of Paracoccus zhejiangensis encodes:
- the larC gene encoding nickel pincer cofactor biosynthesis protein LarC codes for MPQDTHLHLDPLGGIAGDMFVAAMLDAAPDLLPEAQALAARIGPGVGIDAVEQRDHGMRGRHLAVTLPESRRGPRHYGEYQALLAELAPDPGVARRADDILRRLGEAEAAVHGVTLAQVHFHEISDWDSIADVLLAALCLERLGVSSASTSALPLGGGRVETEHGQMPVPAPATLILMQGLPVIDDGIPGERVTPTGAAIMAHLQPAPALPAGTMTLRRTGNGLGTRRMEGVANLLRVGLWQAEAAEDRDRVGVISFHVDDQTGEDLAVGLANLRGREDVLDVLQLPAFGKKGRMMSRIELICRHAAMEEVARACFAETTTIGLRLREERRMLLPREAQPVQVDGREIGTKTRQLPLGGQITKAEMDDLATAGDHAARQSLRRRAETHD; via the coding sequence ATGCCGCAAGACACCCACCTGCATCTCGACCCGCTCGGCGGCATTGCCGGCGACATGTTCGTGGCGGCGATGCTGGATGCCGCACCGGACCTCTTGCCCGAAGCGCAGGCGCTGGCCGCACGGATCGGGCCGGGGGTCGGCATCGATGCGGTGGAACAGCGCGATCACGGGATGCGCGGGCGGCATCTTGCCGTCACCCTGCCGGAAAGCCGCCGGGGTCCGCGCCATTACGGTGAGTACCAGGCGCTGCTGGCAGAATTGGCCCCCGATCCGGGTGTGGCGCGCCGGGCCGACGACATTTTGCGCCGCTTGGGCGAGGCCGAGGCGGCGGTGCATGGGGTCACCCTGGCGCAGGTGCATTTCCACGAGATCTCGGACTGGGATTCCATTGCCGATGTGCTGCTGGCGGCCTTGTGCCTCGAACGGCTGGGGGTGAGTTCGGCCAGCACCTCGGCCCTGCCGCTTGGCGGCGGGCGGGTCGAGACGGAGCATGGCCAGATGCCGGTGCCGGCGCCGGCCACGCTGATCCTGATGCAGGGCCTGCCGGTGATCGATGACGGCATTCCGGGCGAGCGGGTCACGCCGACCGGCGCGGCGATCATGGCGCATCTGCAGCCTGCGCCCGCCCTGCCCGCTGGCACCATGACACTGCGCCGGACCGGCAATGGCCTTGGCACGCGGCGGATGGAGGGCGTTGCGAACCTGCTGCGGGTCGGGTTGTGGCAGGCGGAAGCAGCAGAGGATCGGGACAGGGTCGGCGTCATCAGCTTTCATGTCGACGATCAGACCGGCGAGGATCTGGCGGTCGGCCTTGCCAATCTGCGCGGTCGCGAGGATGTGCTGGATGTGCTGCAACTGCCGGCCTTCGGCAAGAAGGGCCGAATGATGAGCCGGATCGAACTCATCTGCCGCCACGCGGCGATGGAGGAGGTCGCGCGGGCCTGTTTCGCCGAGACCACCACCATCGGCTTGCGCCTGCGGGAGGAGCGGCGGATGCTGCTTCCCCGTGAAGCGCAGCCGGTGCAGGTTGATGGGCGCGAGATCGGCACCAAGACCCGGCAGCTCCCACTTGGCGGTCAGATCACCAAGGCCGAGATGGACGATCTCGCCACAGCCGGCGACCATGCCGCCCGGCAATCCCTGCGCCGCCGGGCCGAGACGCACGATTAG
- the fsa gene encoding fructose-6-phosphate aldolase, whose protein sequence is MKFFVDTADVAAIKELNDLGMVDGVTTNPSLILKSGRDIIEVTKEICDMVEGPVSAEVVAEKAEDMIREGTKLAAIAPNIAIKVPLTWDGLKACRHFSDAGHMVNVTLCFSAAQAILAAKAGATFISPFIGRLDDIHLDGVDLIADIREIYDNYGYETQILAASIRSVNHIIEVGKIGTDVITAPPSVIKSMINHPLTDKGLAQFNEDWAKTGQKIG, encoded by the coding sequence ATGAAATTCTTCGTCGATACCGCCGATGTTGCCGCCATCAAGGAACTGAACGACCTGGGTATGGTCGATGGTGTGACCACCAACCCCTCGCTGATCCTGAAATCCGGCCGCGACATCATCGAAGTCACCAAGGAAATCTGCGACATGGTCGAGGGCCCGGTTTCGGCCGAGGTGGTGGCCGAGAAGGCCGAGGACATGATCCGCGAGGGCACCAAGCTGGCCGCGATCGCGCCGAACATCGCCATCAAGGTGCCGCTGACCTGGGACGGGCTGAAAGCCTGCCGCCATTTCTCGGATGCCGGGCACATGGTCAACGTGACCCTGTGCTTCAGCGCCGCGCAGGCGATTCTGGCCGCCAAGGCCGGTGCCACCTTCATCAGCCCGTTCATCGGCCGGCTGGACGACATCCATCTGGATGGCGTCGACCTGATCGCCGACATCCGCGAGATCTATGACAATTACGGCTACGAGACGCAGATCCTTGCCGCCTCGATCCGTTCGGTCAACCACATCATCGAGGTGGGTAAGATCGGGACTGACGTAATTACCGCACCTCCGAGCGTAATCAAGTCGATGATCAACCATCCCTTGACCGACAAGGGCCTCGCACAGTTCAATGAGGACTGGGCAAAGACCGGTCAGAAGATCGGCTGA
- the msrA gene encoding peptide-methionine (S)-S-oxide reductase MsrA, protein MSNHAIFNRPMNGPIPAGYDEAIFGMGCYWGIERLFWQQEGVWLTEVGFAGGQVENPTYAQVCETDTGHAEVVRVVYDSSRISYEHLLQLFWENHDPTQGNRQGNDLGSQYRSLIVAMNPSQRTAAEASMIDYGNRLAVEGYGKVTTQIIDKVPFWPAEEAHQQYLHNNPNGYCAMKGTGVACALPNPAGL, encoded by the coding sequence ATGAGCAATCACGCCATCTTCAACCGGCCCATGAATGGCCCCATCCCCGCGGGCTATGACGAGGCCATTTTCGGCATGGGCTGCTATTGGGGGATCGAGCGGCTGTTCTGGCAGCAGGAGGGCGTCTGGCTGACCGAGGTGGGTTTTGCCGGCGGTCAGGTCGAGAACCCGACCTATGCCCAGGTCTGCGAAACCGATACCGGCCATGCCGAGGTGGTGCGTGTGGTCTATGACAGTTCGCGCATCAGCTATGAGCATCTGCTGCAACTCTTCTGGGAAAACCACGACCCGACGCAGGGCAACCGGCAAGGCAATGACCTGGGCAGCCAGTATCGCAGCCTGATCGTCGCCATGAACCCCAGCCAGCGCACCGCCGCCGAGGCCTCGATGATCGATTATGGCAACCGGCTGGCGGTCGAGGGCTATGGCAAGGTGACCACCCAGATCATCGACAAGGTCCCCTTCTGGCCCGCCGAAGAGGCGCATCAGCAATATCTGCACAATAACCCGAACGGGTATTGCGCGATGAAGGGCACCGGCGTCGCCTGCGCCCTGCCGAACCCGGCAGGTCTCTGA
- the larB gene encoding nickel pincer cofactor biosynthesis protein LarB — translation MTSDPGDIRFDWQRRARTGIPEAVLAEGKSPDQLARILAEARARRTVLFLTRLPPEIATGFPDLDYDPISRTGIFGIPTRRPETDGKIAVVCAGSSDLPVAAEARRALQVFGTDAPLYADVGVAGLWRLMEVADELRQFRVLIAVAGMEGALFSVLAGLVPGLVIAVPSPVGYGVSAGGQVALTAALASCAPGVVTTNIGNGFGAAAAAWKVIGAG, via the coding sequence ATGACCAGTGACCCCGGCGATATCCGCTTCGACTGGCAGCGCCGCGCCCGCACCGGCATCCCCGAGGCCGTGCTGGCCGAGGGAAAGAGCCCCGATCAGCTTGCCCGCATTCTTGCGGAAGCGCGGGCGCGTCGGACCGTTCTGTTCCTGACACGGCTGCCCCCCGAGATCGCCACAGGCTTTCCCGATCTGGACTATGACCCCATCTCACGCACCGGCATCTTCGGAATACCCACCCGCCGACCCGAAACGGACGGAAAAATCGCCGTGGTCTGCGCCGGCAGCAGCGATCTGCCTGTGGCTGCCGAGGCCCGCCGCGCCTTGCAGGTCTTCGGCACCGATGCCCCGCTTTACGCCGATGTCGGCGTGGCCGGTCTCTGGCGGCTGATGGAGGTCGCCGACGAGTTGCGGCAGTTCCGCGTTCTGATCGCCGTCGCCGGGATGGAGGGCGCGCTGTTTTCCGTCCTCGCCGGGTTGGTGCCGGGGCTGGTGATCGCCGTGCCCTCGCCGGTGGGCTATGGCGTCTCGGCGGGCGGGCAGGTGGCGCTGACTGCGGCACTGGCAAGCTGCGCCCCCGGCGTGGTCACCACCAATATCGGCAATGGCTTCGGCGCCGCAGCAGCAGCCTGGAAGGTCATCGGCGCGGGTTAG
- a CDS encoding 50S ribosomal protein L11 methyltransferase produces the protein MPTWTALTHTACHARAAALAEACEEVLDPEPVGSGVFEIEDGKDRWEVGVYFTEAPDEVALALLAAAHEAEPFVISELPEVDWVAKVKRELSPVHAGRFWVHGSHDADSIPEGVEPLWIEAAMAFGTGHHGTTKGCLEAADRLQVAGFDPKRIADIGCGTAVLAMGAARLWPVTVLASDIDPIAVDTAAANVIANGLDGRVVCIEAMGFDHPMLDEGEPFDLVFANILKQPLIDLAPHMHKHVAHGGRIILSGILNEQGDEVIAAYEAQAFKLEGRDELGEWTTLTMQRG, from the coding sequence ATGCCGACCTGGACCGCCCTGACCCATACGGCGTGTCACGCGCGCGCTGCGGCGCTGGCCGAGGCTTGCGAAGAGGTGCTGGACCCGGAACCCGTCGGTTCCGGCGTCTTCGAGATCGAGGATGGCAAGGATCGGTGGGAGGTCGGGGTCTATTTCACCGAAGCCCCCGACGAGGTGGCGCTGGCACTGCTGGCCGCCGCGCATGAGGCAGAGCCCTTCGTCATCTCGGAACTGCCCGAGGTCGACTGGGTCGCCAAGGTCAAGCGCGAACTGTCGCCGGTTCATGCCGGGCGCTTCTGGGTCCATGGCAGCCATGATGCGGACAGCATCCCCGAGGGGGTCGAGCCGCTGTGGATCGAGGCCGCCATGGCCTTTGGCACCGGCCATCACGGCACCACCAAGGGCTGCTTGGAGGCCGCCGACCGGCTGCAGGTTGCGGGTTTCGACCCCAAGCGCATTGCCGATATCGGCTGCGGCACGGCGGTTCTGGCGATGGGGGCCGCGCGGCTCTGGCCCGTAACGGTGCTGGCCAGCGACATTGACCCGATCGCGGTCGATACCGCCGCCGCCAATGTCATCGCCAACGGGCTGGATGGACGGGTGGTCTGCATCGAGGCCATGGGCTTTGATCACCCGATGCTGGACGAGGGCGAACCCTTCGATCTGGTCTTTGCCAATATCCTGAAACAGCCGCTGATCGACCTTGCGCCGCATATGCACAAGCATGTCGCGCATGGCGGCCGGATCATCCTGTCGGGCATCCTGAACGAACAGGGCGACGAGGTGATCGCGGCCTATGAGGCGCAGGCCTTCAAGCTCGAGGGTCGGGACGAGCTGGGCGAATGGACCACGCTGACCATGCAGCGCGGCTGA
- a CDS encoding tyrosine recombinase XerC, whose amino-acid sequence MTEPGQLALAPAMSDALARWLEVEAGTRDRSPHTIKAYRDDLVSFLRFLGDYHGTPALPGGLARLKQTDLRAFAAAERARGLGARSLARRQSAVRSFLRWIADREGVDLSAALSTRSPKYRRSLPRPLAPDQARQMLDMAGEAHETPWIAARDAAVLTLLYGCGLRISEGLGLDGRDWPFREALTIRGKGGRERQVPVLPVAHQAVADYLRLCPWPLKADQPLFRGARGGRLNAGIVETTMRRARQAMGLPPTATPHALRHSFATHLLAAGGDLRSIQELLGHASLSTTQVYTGVDDAHLLAVYRAAHPRG is encoded by the coding sequence ATGACCGAGCCGGGCCAGCTTGCCCTCGCGCCCGCCATGTCGGACGCACTGGCGCGCTGGCTGGAGGTCGAGGCGGGCACCCGCGACCGCTCGCCGCATACGATCAAGGCCTATCGTGACGATCTGGTCAGCTTCCTGCGCTTCCTTGGCGATTACCACGGCACCCCGGCCCTGCCCGGCGGGCTGGCGCGGCTGAAGCAGACCGACCTGCGCGCCTTTGCCGCCGCTGAACGGGCGCGTGGTTTGGGCGCGCGGTCGCTCGCCCGGCGGCAATCGGCAGTGCGGTCCTTCCTGCGCTGGATCGCGGACCGCGAGGGGGTCGACCTCTCGGCGGCGCTCTCGACCCGAAGCCCGAAATACCGCCGTTCGCTGCCCCGGCCCCTCGCGCCAGATCAGGCGCGGCAGATGCTGGACATGGCGGGCGAGGCGCATGAGACGCCCTGGATCGCCGCCCGCGATGCCGCCGTGCTGACGCTGCTTTACGGTTGCGGGCTGCGGATCTCCGAGGGGCTCGGCCTCGATGGCCGCGACTGGCCGTTTCGCGAGGCGCTGACCATTCGCGGCAAGGGCGGGCGCGAGCGGCAAGTGCCGGTGCTGCCGGTCGCACATCAGGCGGTGGCGGATTACCTGCGCCTCTGCCCCTGGCCCTTGAAGGCCGACCAGCCGCTGTTCCGCGGCGCGCGGGGCGGGCGGCTGAACGCGGGCATCGTGGAAACCACCATGCGCCGTGCAAGGCAGGCCATGGGCCTGCCGCCCACCGCCACGCCCCATGCGCTGCGCCATTCCTTCGCCACGCATCTTCTGGCGGCGGGGGGCGATCTGCGGTCGATCCAGGAACTGCTGGGCCATGCCAGCCTGTCGACCACGCAGGTCTATACCGGGGTCGATGACGCGCATCTGCTGGCGGTCTACCGCGCGGCGCATCCACGGGGATAA
- a CDS encoding DUF1127 domain-containing protein encodes MSAIDMNRMATASHSTGVFAWVLERLTAWNDTRVTRNSLSRLSDHELNDIGLCRGDIERVARRF; translated from the coding sequence ATGTCCGCGATTGACATGAACCGCATGGCCACTGCCTCGCACTCGACCGGCGTTTTCGCCTGGGTGCTCGAGCGTCTGACCGCCTGGAACGACACGCGCGTGACGCGCAACTCGCTGAGCCGCCTGTCGGATCACGAGCTGAACGACATCGGCCTCTGCCGTGGTGATATCGAGCGGGTCGCGCGCCGCTTCTGA
- a CDS encoding DUF484 family protein, giving the protein MSAVLDDVTREKLLADPSVLLGDRDLMRALVAAREAEVGHNVIDIRGRAMEALETRLDRLEVAHESVISAAFDNQSGMAVIHRAVLALLEPQDAAGFVENLQAEVAPLLRVDTLRLVFESDEPQPGLPDQIILAPKGAVARLIAGGRRNPRGDDIILRKAAAITQTVHGMEVASEALIPLDLGPDHPPALLLMGSAEPGRFSPAHGTDLLRFFGQVFRLALMGWLRE; this is encoded by the coding sequence ATGAGTGCAGTTCTGGACGACGTTACGCGCGAAAAATTGCTGGCCGATCCGTCGGTCCTTCTGGGCGACCGCGACCTGATGCGGGCGCTGGTGGCGGCGCGCGAGGCGGAGGTCGGTCACAACGTGATCGACATTCGCGGCCGCGCGATGGAGGCGCTGGAGACGCGCCTCGACCGGCTGGAGGTCGCGCATGAAAGCGTGATCTCGGCCGCCTTCGACAACCAGTCGGGCATGGCGGTGATCCACCGCGCTGTGCTGGCGCTGCTGGAGCCGCAGGATGCCGCCGGCTTCGTCGAGAACCTGCAGGCCGAGGTGGCGCCGCTTCTGCGCGTCGACACGCTGCGGCTGGTCTTTGAAAGCGACGAACCGCAGCCGGGCCTGCCCGACCAGATCATCCTGGCCCCCAAGGGCGCGGTGGCGCGGCTGATCGCCGGGGGACGGCGCAATCCGCGCGGCGATGACATCATCCTGCGCAAGGCCGCTGCCATTACGCAGACCGTGCATGGCATGGAAGTGGCGTCCGAGGCACTGATCCCGCTGGATCTGGGCCCCGATCACCCCCCTGCCCTCCTGTTGATGGGCAGTGCCGAGCCGGGGCGTTTCTCGCCCGCGCATGGCACCGACCTGTTGCGCTTCTTCGGGCAGGTGTTCCGGCTGGCGCTGATGGGCTGGCTGCGCGAATGA
- a CDS encoding nickel pincer cofactor-dependent isomerase, group 22: MGIIETLIGEVAIPAMAPVRQVFDDSRITDIPAAIRAEFARMDGAHGLRPGMSVAVGVGSRGLADLPIIVRATIDAIRAAGAEPFIVPAMGSHGGASAEGQRALLAGLGVTPDSAGCEIRSSMEVDQIGSLPNGLPIYLDRLALQADGIVVINRVKPHTSFSAEIESGLAKMVTIGLGKQKGAESCHAMGFGLMGQNVRDMAALTLGTLPILFGIASVENAYDRVCHLELVPGAQIISREPGLLQMARARMPRILFDPLDVLIVDRMGKEFSGTGMDPNITGRAGTPYVRTAQTVGKLAVLDLSTKSGGNATGIGLADICTRRLVEKIDYPATYANCITSTVLASARLPVIMDSEKAALQVALKTSNAADPEAPRMVWLTDTLHLETIRISTALLPEARDNPAIEILGEAELPVFDAAGNRT; this comes from the coding sequence ATGGGTATCATCGAGACGCTGATCGGCGAAGTTGCGATTCCGGCCATGGCCCCGGTGCGGCAGGTCTTTGACGACAGCCGCATCACCGATATCCCCGCCGCGATCCGCGCCGAATTCGCCCGGATGGACGGCGCGCACGGGCTGCGGCCCGGCATGAGCGTCGCGGTGGGTGTGGGCAGTCGCGGGCTTGCCGATCTGCCGATCATTGTCCGCGCCACCATCGACGCGATCCGGGCCGCCGGGGCCGAGCCCTTCATCGTGCCGGCCATGGGCAGCCATGGTGGCGCCAGCGCCGAGGGTCAGCGCGCGTTGCTGGCCGGGCTCGGGGTCACACCCGACAGCGCCGGCTGCGAGATCCGCTCGTCGATGGAGGTCGACCAGATCGGCAGCCTCCCGAACGGCCTGCCGATCTACCTGGACCGGCTGGCGCTGCAAGCGGACGGAATCGTCGTCATCAACCGGGTGAAGCCGCATACCAGCTTTTCCGCCGAGATCGAAAGCGGGCTGGCCAAGATGGTGACCATTGGCCTCGGCAAGCAGAAGGGCGCGGAAAGCTGTCATGCCATGGGCTTTGGACTGATGGGCCAGAATGTGCGCGACATGGCGGCGCTGACCCTTGGCACCCTGCCGATCCTGTTCGGCATCGCCTCGGTGGAAAACGCCTATGACCGGGTCTGTCATCTGGAGCTGGTGCCGGGCGCGCAGATCATCTCGCGCGAGCCGGGCCTGCTGCAGATGGCCCGCGCCCGGATGCCACGCATCCTGTTCGATCCGCTGGACGTGCTGATCGTCGACCGCATGGGCAAGGAGTTCTCTGGCACCGGCATGGACCCGAACATCACCGGCCGCGCCGGCACGCCCTATGTCCGCACCGCGCAGACGGTTGGCAAGCTGGCGGTGCTGGACCTGAGCACCAAGAGCGGCGGCAACGCCACCGGCATCGGGCTGGCCGATATCTGCACGAGGCGGCTGGTCGAGAAGATCGACTATCCGGCCACCTATGCCAATTGCATCACCTCGACCGTGCTGGCCAGTGCCCGCCTGCCGGTCATCATGGACAGCGAGAAGGCGGCGCTGCAGGTGGCGCTGAAGACCAGCAATGCCGCCGACCCCGAGGCCCCGCGCATGGTCTGGCTGACGGATACGCTACATCTTGAAACGATCCGTATCTCGACGGCGCTGCTGCCCGAGGCGCGCGATAATCCGGCGATCGAGATTCTGGGCGAGGCCGAATTGCCGGTCTTCGATGCGGCGGGCAATCGCACCTAA
- a CDS encoding primosomal protein N', whose protein sequence is MTLVPEPRFFPVGHRIAVLVTEPVGVLDYLAPEGGVATGQLVLCPLGPRRVLGVVWGEGLGGFDAAKLRPVIRGLEAEPLAPDFLEFLARAGDYTLTPLPLMLRMATRAPDLDRPTAERRVIALAGDPPERMTEARARVMQVLADYGGASFAPSELAQLAGVGTSVVKGLVTAGTLAEMAAPRDLPYPRLDPDRPGKPLATDQQAAADALRHAIAGGRYGTTLLRGVTGSGKTEVYLEAVAECLKAGRQALVLLPEIALSAEFLDRVEARFGARPGEWHSGITRTERRRLWHMAGRGEVGLVVGARSALFLPFRDLGLIVVDEEHDSSYKQEDVVFYSARDMAVLRASLSDAQVVLASATPSLESWVNAASGKYQRLDLRSRYGEAELPDMAAIDLRGEEMPGSRWISPTLAGAVEARLAKGEQSLLFLNRRGYAPVTVCRACGQQVGCDQCDARMVEHRFQNRLVCHQCGETKPIPTACPSCKVEGRMAPVGPGVERLAEEVAARFPDATATVLSSDLFHSARALKETIAEISTGKTDIIIGTQIVAKGHNFPRLTLVGVIDADLGLQGADLRAAERSFQLMRQVAGRAGRQPGDAPGLALLQTHQPDHPVIRAILSGEDERFWDAEALGRQGAGMPPYGRLAGIILSHPDPGVVADFAQHLARHAAPLRDAGCELWGPAPAPIARIRGRHRMRMLIRAARQAPIQMAISDWLAPHKPPTNLRLSVDIDPQSFF, encoded by the coding sequence ATGACGCTCGTTCCCGAACCCCGCTTCTTCCCTGTCGGCCACCGCATCGCGGTGCTGGTGACCGAGCCTGTCGGCGTCTTGGACTATCTCGCGCCCGAGGGGGGCGTGGCGACCGGGCAGCTGGTCCTCTGCCCGCTGGGTCCGCGCCGGGTCTTGGGCGTGGTCTGGGGCGAGGGGCTGGGTGGGTTCGATGCCGCCAAGCTGCGCCCGGTGATCCGGGGCCTGGAGGCCGAGCCGCTGGCCCCCGACTTCCTCGAATTTCTCGCCCGTGCCGGCGATTACACCCTGACGCCGCTGCCGCTGATGCTGCGCATGGCGACGCGCGCGCCCGATCTCGACCGCCCGACCGCCGAGCGGCGGGTGATCGCGCTGGCCGGCGATCCGCCCGAGCGGATGACCGAGGCGCGGGCGCGGGTGATGCAGGTGCTGGCCGATTACGGCGGGGCGAGCTTCGCGCCCTCGGAACTGGCGCAGCTGGCCGGGGTCGGGACCTCGGTGGTCAAGGGCTTGGTGACTGCGGGCACATTGGCCGAGATGGCGGCGCCGCGCGATCTGCCCTATCCTCGCCTCGATCCGGACCGGCCCGGCAAGCCCTTGGCCACCGACCAGCAGGCGGCGGCGGATGCGCTGCGCCACGCCATTGCCGGCGGTCGCTATGGCACGACGCTGCTGCGCGGGGTGACCGGATCGGGCAAGACCGAGGTTTATCTGGAAGCCGTGGCCGAATGCCTGAAGGCCGGGCGTCAGGCGCTGGTGCTTCTGCCCGAGATCGCGCTGTCGGCGGAATTTCTCGACCGGGTCGAGGCCCGCTTTGGCGCGCGCCCCGGCGAATGGCACAGCGGCATCACCCGCACCGAACGCCGCCGGCTCTGGCACATGGCGGGGCGGGGCGAGGTCGGGCTGGTGGTCGGTGCGCGCTCGGCCCTGTTCCTGCCCTTCCGCGATCTCGGCCTGATCGTCGTCGATGAGGAACATGACAGCAGCTACAAGCAGGAAGACGTGGTCTTCTACAGCGCCCGTGACATGGCGGTGCTGCGGGCGTCCCTCAGCGATGCGCAGGTGGTGCTGGCCTCGGCCACGCCCAGCCTTGAAAGCTGGGTGAACGCGGCCAGCGGGAAATATCAGCGGCTCGACCTGCGCTCGCGCTATGGCGAGGCGGAACTCCCTGACATGGCCGCCATCGATCTGCGCGGCGAAGAGATGCCGGGCAGCCGCTGGATCTCGCCCACGCTCGCCGGCGCGGTCGAGGCGCGGCTGGCCAAGGGCGAACAGTCGCTTCTCTTCCTCAATCGCCGCGGCTATGCGCCGGTGACGGTCTGCCGGGCCTGCGGCCAGCAGGTCGGCTGCGACCAATGCGATGCGCGCATGGTCGAACACCGCTTCCAGAATCGCCTCGTCTGCCACCAATGCGGCGAGACAAAGCCCATCCCCACCGCCTGCCCCAGTTGCAAGGTCGAGGGTCGCATGGCCCCGGTCGGACCGGGGGTCGAGCGTCTGGCCGAAGAGGTCGCCGCCCGCTTTCCCGACGCCACCGCCACGGTCCTCTCCTCGGACCTGTTCCATTCGGCCCGGGCGCTGAAAGAGACCATTGCCGAGATCTCGACCGGCAAGACCGACATCATCATCGGCACCCAGATCGTCGCCAAGGGCCATAACTTCCCCCGCCTGACACTGGTTGGCGTCATCGATGCCGATCTGGGTCTTCAGGGGGCGGACCTGCGCGCCGCCGAGCGGTCGTTCCAGCTGATGCGGCAGGTGGCGGGTCGAGCGGGGCGGCAGCCGGGCGATGCGCCGGGGCTGGCGCTCTTGCAAACCCACCAACCCGACCACCCGGTCATCCGCGCGATCCTGTCGGGCGAGGATGAACGCTTCTGGGATGCCGAGGCGCTCGGCCGGCAGGGCGCCGGGATGCCGCCCTATGGCAGGCTGGCCGGGATCATCCTGTCGCATCCCGATCCGGGCGTGGTCGCCGATTTCGCCCAGCACCTCGCCCGCCATGCCGCGCCCCTGCGCGATGCCGGTTGCGAGCTGTGGGGTCCGGCCCCCGCGCCCATCGCCCGCATCCGTGGCCGCCACCGGATGCGGATGCTGATCCGCGCCGCGCGGCAGGCGCCGATCCAGATGGCGATCAGCGACTGGCTGGCCCCGCACAAGCCGCCGACCAACCTGCGGCTGTCGGTGGACATCGATCCGCAGAGCTTCTTCTAG
- a CDS encoding adenine nucleotide alpha-hydrolase family protein codes for MTQADDPAARLRAILTSQPGLALAVSGGVDSLTLAHGVARLAGQVPRVFHAVSPAVPVEATARVRRHAEAHGWQLTVIEAGEFADPDYLRNPVNRCYFCKSNLYARIAGATDATIASGANLDDLGDYRPGLTAASERQVIHPFVLAGMGKAEIRRMAAGFGLSDVQDLPAQPCLASRIETGLPVRADDLAFVARVEAALTTLAGPGDHRCRITAEGVRIELQPELLQDAALIARLTAEATRLCGADHRILTTIGPYRRGSAFLHDQ; via the coding sequence ATGACCCAAGCCGACGATCCCGCTGCGCGATTGCGCGCGATCCTGACAAGCCAGCCGGGGCTGGCGCTGGCGGTCAGCGGCGGGGTGGACAGCCTGACGCTGGCCCATGGGGTCGCGCGACTGGCGGGGCAGGTGCCGCGTGTGTTTCACGCCGTCTCGCCCGCCGTGCCCGTGGAGGCGACGGCGCGTGTCCGCCGTCATGCCGAGGCGCATGGCTGGCAGCTGACGGTGATCGAGGCGGGCGAATTCGCCGATCCCGATTACCTCAGGAATCCGGTCAATCGCTGCTATTTCTGCAAGTCGAACCTTTACGCCCGGATTGCCGGGGCCACGGATGCCACCATCGCCTCGGGCGCCAATCTGGACGATCTGGGCGATTACCGCCCCGGCCTGACGGCAGCATCCGAGCGGCAGGTGATCCATCCTTTCGTGCTGGCCGGCATGGGCAAGGCCGAGATCCGGCGCATGGCGGCGGGCTTCGGCCTCAGCGATGTGCAGGACCTGCCGGCGCAGCCCTGCCTCGCCAGCCGGATCGAGACCGGGTTGCCGGTGCGCGCCGATGATCTGGCTTTCGTCGCGCGGGTCGAGGCCGCGCTGACCACCCTCGCCGGCCCCGGCGATCACCGCTGCCGGATCACGGCTGAGGGCGTGCGGATCGAGTTGCAGCCGGAATTGCTGCAGGACGCCGCCCTGATCGCCCGCCTGACCGCCGAGGCCACCCGGCTCTGCGGTGCCGATCACCGCATCCTTACCACCATCGGCCCCTATCGCCGCGGATCGGCCTTCCTGCATGACCAGTGA